Genomic segment of Bacteroidales bacterium:
TCTGAATAGGGGGGACAAAGCTGGTATCCCTGCTATTCCTGCATTTCGGGAAATACGGAAACGTATGATTTGTTATTTCTGCGTTTCTTGAATTCAACCTTGCCGTCGGCCATTGCAAACAAAGTATGATCTTTACCCATGCCTACGTTGATTCCGGGTGAGTGCACTGTGCCGCGCTGACGTACGATAATGTTACCGGCTGTGGCGAATTGTCCGCCATAAATTTTAACGCCCAAGCGTTTGCTGTGCGATTCGCGACCGTTATTTGAACTACCGGCACCTTTCTTGTGAGCCATAATATCTTGTTTTTGTTCCTATTCGGGATGGTTAAACTTCAATTTACTAAATAACGATACCTTCAATTTCAATTTTGCTCAGGTATTGCCTGTGCCCATTGAGTTTCTGATATCCTTTTCTTCTTTTCTTTTTGAACACCAAAACCTTGTCGCCTTTCATGTGCTCAAGGATGGTAGCCGAAACGCTTGCGCCTTCAACTTTTGGGGTGCCAACGGTAACGGTTCCACCGTTATCAACCAGCATTACATTTCCGAATTCAACTTTTGCGCCGGCTTCACCTTCAAGGCGATGGACAAAAAGTTTCTGGCCTTTTTCTACTTTAAACTGCTGGCCTGCTATATCAACAATTGCGATCATTATTACTTGCTTTAAGAGTTGTTGCAAAGTGGGGTGCAAAATTAGATAAAAAAATCAAATACCAAAGCGGTTGGTGTAATTTTTTGTTTTTCTGATCAGAACACCAATGATTGGTAGTCGGCTGGGGTGTTTGGCGCTCACAAGAATAATCCCTGTAAGAACCAAAAGCACCCATAAGAGGTAACTCCAGCCTAATTTTTCTCCATCCAGGAAGCCCCACAACACAGCAATGATAGGAATCAGGTAAGTTACAGAGGAAGCAAAAACCGGATCAGTCATCTTTAGTAATTTGTTGAATAGCATCAATGCTAATGCGGTTCCACCAATAGCCAGAATTGCGACATAACCCAAACCTGTCAGGGCCTGTGGATGGTTTGAAAGCTTTAAAGTAAAGTCAGTGAAGGTGAAAAGGTAAATGAGAACCGGCAATCCTATGAGCATAAATGAAAGTGCAACAATACCAATGGAGTCAACATCTTTGAGATAAGTCTTAATGATGTTTACATTGATGGCATAAAGAAGAGTAGCGATGATCACATAAATTGCATAACTGAACTTGAATGAAAATTCTCCGCTTCCACTAACAGCAAGCAAACCCATGGCTCCAGCCATTCCAATGGCTACACCTAAAAAATTGAACCAGCGAAGTTTAAGTTTAAAGGCGATAATGCCAACCAGAACTGTAAACAAAGGTGTAAGGGAATTCAGGATTCCGGCTACCGAACTGTCAATCACTGTTTGGGCTTTTGCAAATAAAAATGCTGGGGCGCCATTTCCAAGAATGCCAGCCAACAATAATATCAGCAAGGTTCGCGGTTTAATATTCTTTAATCTTGCAAGAGCAAAAGGCAGAAGAAATAAAAAGCTGATTACTATGCGCAATGCACCCACTTCGCTGCTTGAATAAACCAGCAACCCTTTTTTCATTAAGATGAATGAACTGCCCCAGGTTAGCCCGAGAAGGATTAAAATGAGCCAAGCATAAGTCTGAGCTGGTTTGGGTTCGGGGTTCATAAATGATTTAAAAAGTTTGCAAAAGTAGTTTTAATTGCTGAAGGGAAGATGATTGGAATAAGGTTCATTCGGATTTATTTGAAAAATAAACTTTCAACCAATACAAAGCTGTGACCCAATTTGCAAACCGGCTTTATTGTCTCTAT
This window contains:
- the rpmA gene encoding 50S ribosomal protein L27, with the protein product MAHKKGAGSSNNGRESHSKRLGVKIYGGQFATAGNIIVRQRGTVHSPGINVGMGKDHTLFAMADGKVEFKKRRNNKSYVSVFPEMQE
- the rplU gene encoding 50S ribosomal protein L21, which gives rise to MIAIVDIAGQQFKVEKGQKLFVHRLEGEAGAKVEFGNVMLVDNGGTVTVGTPKVEGASVSATILEHMKGDKVLVFKKKRRKGYQKLNGHRQYLSKIEIEGIVI
- a CDS encoding DMT family transporter, coding for MLILLGLTWGSSFILMKKGLLVYSSSEVGALRIVISFLFLLPFALARLKNIKPRTLLILLLAGILGNGAPAFLFAKAQTVIDSSVAGILNSLTPLFTVLVGIIAFKLKLRWFNFLGVAIGMAGAMGLLAVSGSGEFSFKFSYAIYVIIATLLYAINVNIIKTYLKDVDSIGIVALSFMLIGLPVLIYLFTFTDFTLKLSNHPQALTGLGYVAILAIGGTALALMLFNKLLKMTDPVFASSVTYLIPIIAVLWGFLDGEKLGWSYLLWVLLVLTGIILVSAKHPSRLPIIGVLIRKTKNYTNRFGI